A region of Lycium barbarum isolate Lr01 chromosome 3, ASM1917538v2, whole genome shotgun sequence DNA encodes the following proteins:
- the LOC132629820 gene encoding heat stress transcription factor A-8, producing the protein MVKSLENVAPFLLKCHEMVEDESTNGLISWNESDENSFIIWDVPKFSSELLPKYFKHSNFSSFIRQLNIYGFHKTDTDRWEFSNDSFLKGQKQFLKNIVRRKQSSVVQKKPEETNSEENKSVRLWKEVENLKADKNDLTQELVKLRQHQQNSESKLILVREQLKVMEKNQQQMLSFIVMAMQSPSFLVQFFQPKENNWRTTENSNNILSDVEEDMPSDRAIVEEDMPSDRAIVRYHPPTHEAACAEPEPALDTQKKPMELDLSSDEIKDLFSNIDFFSGLMDEKLFSFENSVVPLTLPDISDADDDMLEQLLLSCPITENKEGEGEEIDNKAHSHADMEADLSFQPVESKTFVGSEERLEDKKMETLSDNSSKMDRLTEKMGHTKF; encoded by the exons ATGGTGAAATCATTAGAGAATGTTGCACCATTCTTGTTAAAGTGTCATGAGATGGTGGAAGATGAATCAACCAATGGTTTGATTTCTTGGAATGAATCTGATGAGAATAGTTTCATCATATGGGATGTTCCTAAATTTTCATCTGAATTGCTTCCTAAATACTTCAAACATAGCAATTTCTCTAGCTTCATTCGTCAACTCAACATCTAT GGTTTCCATAAAACTGATACAGATAGATGggaattttcaaatgatagctttCTGAAAGGCCAAAAGCAATTTTTGAAGAATATTGTTAGAAGGAAACAGTCAAGTGTAGTCCAAAAGAAACCGGAGGAGACCAACTCTGAAGAAAATAAGAGTGTTCGACTGTGGAAAGAAGTTGAGAATCTCAAGGCTGATAAAAACGATCTGACGCAGGAGTTAGTCAAGCTGAGGCAACACCAGCAGAATTCAGAGAGTAAGTTGATACTTGTACGAGAACAACTCAAAGTTATGGAGAAAAATCAGCAACAAATGCTCTCCTTCATTGTTATGGCTATGCAAAGCCCAAGTTTTTTGGTTCAGTTCTTCCAGCCCAAGGAAAACAATTGGCGTACGACTGAAAATAGTAATAATATACTGAGTGATGTTGAAGAAGATATGCCATCTGATCGAGCAATTGTTGAAGAAGATATGCCATCTGATCGAGCAATTGTGAGGTATCATCCTCCCACTCATGAAGCTGCATGTGCGGAGCCTGAACCTGCATTGGATACTCAGAAGAAACCTATGGAGCTTGATCTTTCTTCCGATGAAATAAAAGATCTGTTCTCCAATATAGATTTCTTCTCGGGATTAATGGATGAAAAGCTGTTTTCCTTTGAAAATAGTGTCGTCCCTCTTACTTTGCCAGATATCTCTGATGCTGATGATGACATGTTGGAACAGCTGCTTTTGTCGTGTCCAATAACAGAGAATAAAGAAGGCGAAGGCGAAGAGATAGATAATAAAGCTCATTCCCATGCTGACATGGAGGCTGACTTGTCGTTCCAGCCAGTAGAGTCTAAAACTTTTGTAGGT